Proteins encoded within one genomic window of Candidatus Amarolinea dominans:
- the nuoG gene encoding NADH-quinone oxidoreductase subunit NuoG: MANINLTIDDRPVSVPAGTLVTDAAKTIGADIPVFCSHSRLDPLGACRMCLCEIGDSRGQRLQTACTVPVAEGMIVKTDTKLVKETQEATLAFILANHPLDCPICDKGGECPLQDQTFEYGPGLSQFVEPKRRKQKHYPISDLIMLDQERCILCWRCTRYLEEWEDKPQLGLFERGGETIIDIFPGRPVDAKTSGNIIDLCPVGALTNRVSRFRYRPWAIEGVETICTHCAVGCNVRADVRHNELRRVMARENAAVNDLWLCDKGRFAVDYVNSPQRLTTPLVRRSKGGALEPSTWDAALTLVADRLSGIAQTSGPAAVGAIGSAKLANETSYLLQKLMRTLVGTNNVDHRFGAEVAAISNGLPALRQVDSADLIVLLGFDPSEEAPVLELFIKRAARRKGARLLIAHPRRVELTKYPGTYLPYRPGGEVALFHGMARAILKNKWENEPAARRIPNYAQLAGWVSEVTPAVVKALAGVEQQALEAAAQALAQAKNPLILFGPLLTRGPAGAATLQALQNLVWLCGHGERLAYVGLEANSQGARDMGLLPAQLPGQASLDDAAAREHLGRLWNAPLPAQPGLSYGQMIAGGVKALYVMGADPAADSAAARAALAKLDFLVVQDIFLSETANLADVVLPAAASFIEADGTFTNLEGRVQRSLAGNRPHGQAAADWAILLHLARLWPLDKKAGTAPAAAEKREEKKGKDKAARTARRRSGFDFDSLAAIMQEISRAIPAYAGIHWDALAATGKQTSARPAANRKFQAVDLKTSGGDGAYPLALVGGTLLFDGGRLLRATEKIAQLTPAPFVGLNAADAQALGLSAGDNVTVSSAAGQVTLQVKVDASVQPGSAWVPSGQTGEPANLLTGQAVAARIAVSKA, from the coding sequence ATGGCTAATATCAACCTGACAATAGATGACCGTCCGGTCTCCGTGCCTGCGGGCACGCTGGTGACAGACGCGGCCAAGACAATCGGAGCCGATATTCCTGTCTTCTGCTCGCATTCGCGGCTCGATCCACTGGGCGCGTGCCGCATGTGCCTGTGCGAGATTGGCGACAGCCGCGGCCAACGCCTGCAGACGGCCTGCACCGTGCCGGTCGCGGAGGGCATGATCGTCAAAACGGATACGAAGCTGGTCAAGGAGACGCAGGAAGCGACGCTGGCCTTCATCCTGGCCAACCACCCGCTCGATTGCCCCATCTGCGACAAGGGCGGCGAGTGCCCGTTGCAGGATCAGACCTTCGAGTATGGCCCTGGGCTGAGTCAGTTTGTGGAGCCGAAGCGGCGCAAGCAGAAGCACTACCCCATCAGCGATCTGATCATGCTCGACCAGGAGCGCTGCATTCTGTGCTGGCGCTGTACCCGTTACCTGGAAGAGTGGGAAGATAAGCCACAGTTGGGTCTGTTCGAGCGCGGCGGCGAGACCATCATTGACATCTTCCCCGGCCGGCCGGTGGACGCCAAGACCTCGGGCAACATCATTGACCTGTGCCCCGTGGGCGCGCTGACCAATCGCGTCTCGCGCTTCCGCTACCGGCCGTGGGCCATCGAGGGGGTAGAGACGATCTGCACGCACTGTGCGGTGGGCTGCAACGTGCGGGCGGATGTGCGTCACAACGAACTGCGCCGGGTGATGGCGCGCGAGAATGCGGCGGTCAACGACCTGTGGCTGTGCGATAAGGGGCGCTTTGCCGTGGACTACGTCAACAGCCCACAACGCCTGACCACGCCGCTCGTGCGTCGCAGCAAGGGCGGCGCGCTGGAACCGTCCACATGGGACGCGGCGCTGACCCTGGTCGCGGACCGTTTGAGCGGGATCGCGCAGACCAGCGGGCCGGCGGCTGTGGGCGCGATCGGCTCGGCCAAACTGGCGAACGAGACCAGCTATCTGCTGCAGAAGCTGATGCGCACGTTGGTAGGCACGAACAACGTGGATCATCGTTTTGGCGCGGAGGTGGCGGCCATCAGCAACGGCCTGCCGGCCCTGCGCCAGGTGGACAGCGCCGATTTGATCGTCCTCCTGGGCTTCGATCCGTCCGAAGAGGCGCCGGTGCTGGAGCTGTTCATCAAGCGCGCCGCGCGGCGCAAGGGCGCCAGGCTGCTCATCGCGCACCCGCGCCGGGTTGAACTGACTAAGTATCCGGGGACTTACCTGCCCTATCGTCCCGGCGGCGAAGTGGCGCTGTTCCACGGCATGGCGCGGGCGATTCTGAAGAATAAATGGGAGAATGAGCCGGCGGCCCGTCGCATTCCCAACTATGCGCAACTGGCCGGCTGGGTGAGCGAAGTCACGCCCGCGGTGGTCAAGGCCCTGGCCGGCGTCGAGCAGCAGGCGCTGGAAGCCGCGGCCCAGGCATTGGCGCAGGCCAAGAACCCGCTCATCCTGTTTGGCCCGCTGCTGACGCGTGGCCCGGCTGGCGCGGCGACCCTGCAAGCCCTGCAGAACCTGGTCTGGCTGTGCGGTCATGGCGAGCGCCTGGCCTACGTGGGCCTTGAGGCCAACAGCCAGGGCGCCCGCGATATGGGGCTGCTGCCGGCGCAGTTGCCGGGACAAGCCAGCCTGGACGATGCCGCGGCGCGTGAGCACCTGGGGCGGCTGTGGAACGCGCCGCTGCCGGCGCAGCCTGGTCTCAGCTATGGGCAGATGATCGCCGGCGGGGTGAAGGCGCTCTACGTCATGGGCGCCGACCCCGCCGCGGACAGCGCCGCCGCCCGCGCCGCCCTGGCAAAACTCGATTTCCTGGTGGTGCAGGACATTTTCTTGAGCGAAACCGCCAACCTGGCCGATGTGGTGCTGCCGGCGGCTGCGTCGTTCATCGAAGCCGATGGCACGTTTACCAATCTGGAGGGCCGCGTGCAGCGCAGCCTGGCCGGCAACCGCCCGCATGGGCAGGCCGCGGCCGATTGGGCGATTCTGTTGCACCTGGCGCGGCTGTGGCCGCTGGACAAGAAGGCAGGCACAGCGCCGGCCGCGGCAGAGAAGCGTGAGGAGAAGAAGGGCAAGGACAAGGCTGCCAGGACAGCGCGGCGCCGGTCCGGCTTCGACTTCGATTCGCTGGCCGCGATCATGCAGGAAATCAGTCGCGCCATCCCTGCCTACGCAGGGATTCACTGGGATGCCCTGGCCGCGACCGGCAAACAAACGAGCGCCAGGCCCGCGGCTAATCGCAAATTCCAGGCCGTGGATCTCAAGACCTCCGGCGGCGACGGCGCGTATCCGCTGGCGCTGGTGGGGGGCACGCTGCTGTTCGACGGCGGCCGTCTGCTGCGGGCCACCGAGAAGATCGCTCAACTGACGCCGGCGCCGTTCGTGGGGCTGAATGCGGCCGATGCGCAGGCCCTGGGGCTGTCCGCCGGCGATAATGTGACGGTGTCATCGGCGGCCGGCCAGGTGACGCTGCAGGTTAAGGTGGATGCCAGCGTGCAGCCGGGCAGCGCCTGGGTGCCATCAGGCCAGACCGGCGAACCGGCCAACCTGTTGACTGGTCAGGCGGTTGCGGCGCGCATCGCCGTGAGCAAGGCGTAG
- the nuoF gene encoding NADH-quinone oxidoreductase subunit NuoF: MLSDLAQTEIKELMARYPQGLSALLPALYVAQREAGWLPAAALQDVAQLFGLMPAEVEEVASFYSMFNLHPVGEYHLEVCTNVPCQLRGATGCANQLKQALGVDYGETTPDGKFTLDHMECLGACGTAPMFMATERATGKIRYFEELDAAEKVEQALGLIGSGQGFETCERYPAGPYRHGGMEPRYLLANVDKPDSHTIEVYIRDGGYETAHLALTTKTPKEVLEEVKAANVRGRGGAGFPAGVKWGFLPAGVYPRYLVVNADESEPGTFKDRMIMEYDPHQLIEGIILAAYAVECKQAFIYIRGEYYFATTRLLQAIAEAGARGFLGKGQFGTANELDIIVHRGAGAYECGEETALLSSLEGGRGHPRLKPPFPAVEGLYRKPTVVNNVETICNVPHVIRHGAAWYKQFGTEKSSGFRIFCLSGWVKRPGLYELPHATTLRELIYTYGGGTPDDRPVKAVVPGGLSMKLLTETQLDTPLDYESIQGAGSMLGSAGVIVIGEGQSLVEVARRTLSFYREESCGKCTPCREGTSWLEKILIRIEAGEGNLSDLDLARSITNFVAGGRAFCPFGDAAVWGLQSHLDKFRPEFEQYIREKNPGLDRPEMPLRPTYRPSTNAAELD; encoded by the coding sequence ATGCTTTCTGACTTAGCACAAACTGAAATCAAAGAACTGATGGCGCGCTACCCTCAGGGTCTTTCGGCCCTGCTGCCGGCGCTCTATGTGGCTCAGCGTGAAGCGGGTTGGCTGCCGGCGGCCGCGCTGCAGGATGTCGCTCAACTCTTTGGCCTGATGCCGGCCGAAGTGGAAGAGGTGGCGTCCTTCTACTCCATGTTCAATCTACACCCGGTGGGCGAGTATCACCTGGAGGTATGCACCAACGTGCCTTGCCAACTGCGCGGGGCCACAGGCTGCGCCAATCAGCTCAAGCAGGCGCTGGGGGTTGATTACGGAGAGACGACGCCCGACGGCAAGTTCACGCTCGATCATATGGAATGCCTCGGCGCGTGCGGCACCGCGCCGATGTTCATGGCGACGGAGCGGGCGACCGGCAAGATTCGCTATTTCGAGGAACTCGACGCGGCCGAAAAAGTCGAGCAGGCGCTTGGCCTGATTGGTTCCGGCCAGGGCTTCGAGACCTGTGAACGTTACCCGGCCGGGCCGTACAGACACGGCGGCATGGAACCGCGCTATCTGCTGGCGAATGTGGACAAGCCAGACTCGCACACGATTGAGGTCTACATCCGTGACGGCGGCTATGAGACCGCGCACCTGGCGCTGACCACCAAGACGCCCAAAGAGGTGCTGGAAGAGGTCAAGGCGGCCAACGTGCGCGGTCGCGGTGGCGCCGGCTTTCCTGCGGGCGTCAAGTGGGGTTTCCTGCCGGCCGGCGTCTATCCGCGCTACCTGGTGGTCAACGCCGATGAGTCGGAGCCGGGCACCTTCAAAGACCGCATGATTATGGAGTATGACCCGCATCAGTTGATCGAGGGCATCATCCTGGCGGCCTATGCGGTTGAATGCAAGCAGGCCTTCATCTATATCCGCGGCGAGTACTACTTTGCGACCACGCGCCTGCTGCAGGCCATTGCCGAGGCCGGAGCCAGGGGCTTCCTGGGCAAGGGCCAGTTCGGAACCGCCAACGAATTGGACATCATCGTCCATCGCGGCGCGGGCGCGTATGAGTGCGGCGAAGAGACCGCGCTGCTCAGCTCGCTGGAGGGGGGGCGCGGCCACCCGCGGCTCAAGCCGCCCTTCCCGGCCGTCGAAGGGCTGTATCGCAAGCCGACGGTGGTCAACAACGTCGAAACGATCTGCAATGTGCCCCACGTCATCAGGCACGGCGCGGCCTGGTACAAACAGTTCGGCACCGAGAAGAGTTCCGGCTTCCGCATCTTTTGCCTGAGCGGCTGGGTCAAGCGTCCCGGTCTGTATGAACTGCCGCACGCCACCACGCTGCGCGAGTTGATCTACACCTACGGCGGCGGCACCCCGGACGATCGGCCGGTGAAGGCGGTGGTTCCGGGCGGCCTTTCGATGAAACTGCTGACCGAAACGCAGCTCGACACACCGCTGGACTACGAAAGCATCCAGGGCGCAGGCTCGATGCTTGGTTCGGCCGGCGTGATCGTCATCGGCGAAGGACAATCCCTGGTGGAAGTTGCCCGGCGCACGCTGTCGTTCTACCGTGAGGAATCGTGCGGCAAGTGTACGCCGTGCCGTGAGGGCACCTCCTGGCTGGAAAAGATCTTGATCCGCATCGAGGCCGGCGAGGGCAATCTCAGCGATCTCGACCTGGCCCGCTCGATCACGAACTTCGTGGCCGGCGGCCGCGCCTTCTGTCCGTTCGGCGATGCCGCGGTTTGGGGGCTGCAGAGTCACCTGGACAAGTTCCGGCCGGAGTTCGAGCAGTACATCAGAGAGAAGAATCCTGGTCTGGACCGCCCCGAGATGCCGCTGCGGCCCACCTATCGGCCGTCCACGAACGCAGCAGAGCTGGATTGA
- the nuoD gene encoding NADH dehydrogenase (quinone) subunit D, with translation MDSAASITVRVEEVEEALRARFGDAILDAAEAFRGDPSVTVRPDKVFAVAHALRDEHGFDLMSDATAIDGLKLGHSPRFTAIWNLYDTTHNRKLRLRTPAPGGDAPKVPSLTPLWAGAGWMEREAFDLLGVRYEGHPDLRRILLPDNWQGHPLRKDAPLGGEPVPFTVTWGEPEFASLGRQILPAESLAPSMPAGMDSSKHMVVNMGPQHPSTHGVLRLIVELDGENVVRVAPDVGYLHSGFEKSGESKRYKDFVFYTDRMDYASAMQNNLAYCVAVERMLDIEIPARAQVIRVIMAELQRIASHLLWLATHVLDLSGTIMSLLMYAFREREMILDLFEMVCGARLTTSYIRIGGVWQDLPPAFMPRLQDFLALMPAHLDDYEGMLTDSVLWKARTQGIGVLTRDQALALSCTGPMLRGSGVKYDIRKARPYSGYENYDFEVPTSELGDTYGRYLVRMQEMRQSLRIVQQAAANLPAGPVKTADRKVALPPRAELDRSMESLIHHFKLMTEGFHVPPMEIYSTIEASKGEHGYFIISDGSAKPYRLHVRGPSFVHLQSLDTMARGHLLSDLVASIGSLDIVLGDVDR, from the coding sequence ATGGACTCTGCTGCAAGCATAACCGTTCGTGTGGAAGAAGTGGAAGAAGCCTTACGTGCCCGTTTTGGGGACGCGATCCTGGATGCTGCCGAGGCCTTTCGCGGCGATCCGTCCGTCACCGTGCGGCCGGACAAGGTGTTCGCGGTGGCGCACGCGCTGCGCGACGAGCACGGCTTCGACCTGATGTCAGACGCCACGGCCATTGACGGCCTGAAGTTGGGCCACAGCCCGCGCTTCACCGCCATCTGGAATCTGTACGACACCACGCACAATCGCAAGCTCCGTCTGCGCACTCCTGCCCCCGGCGGCGATGCGCCCAAGGTGCCCAGCCTGACTCCGCTGTGGGCCGGCGCCGGATGGATGGAACGCGAGGCCTTCGATCTGCTCGGCGTGCGCTACGAGGGACACCCTGATCTGCGCCGCATCCTGCTGCCTGACAACTGGCAGGGCCATCCCTTGCGCAAGGACGCGCCGCTGGGCGGCGAACCGGTGCCTTTTACCGTGACCTGGGGCGAGCCAGAATTTGCCAGCCTGGGTCGCCAGATTCTGCCGGCCGAATCGCTGGCGCCGTCCATGCCCGCGGGCATGGACAGCAGCAAGCACATGGTGGTCAACATGGGGCCGCAGCATCCGAGCACGCACGGCGTCCTGCGCCTCATCGTTGAGTTGGACGGTGAAAATGTGGTGCGCGTGGCGCCTGACGTCGGCTATCTGCACTCCGGCTTCGAGAAGTCTGGCGAAAGCAAGCGTTACAAGGATTTTGTCTTTTACACCGACCGCATGGACTACGCGTCGGCCATGCAAAACAACCTGGCCTACTGCGTGGCTGTGGAGCGCATGCTCGACATCGAGATTCCAGCGCGGGCGCAGGTCATCCGTGTCATCATGGCCGAGCTGCAGCGTATCGCCTCGCACCTGCTGTGGCTGGCGACGCATGTGCTCGACCTTTCCGGCACCATCATGTCGCTGCTGATGTACGCGTTTCGAGAGCGCGAGATGATCCTCGATCTGTTCGAGATGGTATGCGGCGCCCGCTTGACCACCTCGTACATCCGCATTGGCGGCGTCTGGCAGGACCTGCCGCCGGCCTTCATGCCGCGGCTGCAGGACTTCCTGGCCCTGATGCCTGCCCATTTGGATGATTACGAGGGCATGTTGACCGACAGCGTGCTGTGGAAAGCTCGCACGCAGGGGATTGGCGTGCTGACCCGCGACCAGGCGCTGGCGCTCAGTTGCACCGGCCCCATGCTGCGCGGCAGCGGCGTCAAGTACGACATTCGCAAGGCGCGGCCGTACTCCGGCTATGAAAACTACGACTTCGAGGTGCCCACCTCTGAATTGGGCGACACCTACGGGCGCTACCTGGTGCGTATGCAGGAGATGCGGCAGAGTTTGCGCATCGTGCAGCAAGCCGCAGCCAATCTGCCCGCTGGCCCTGTGAAGACGGCCGATCGTAAGGTGGCGTTGCCGCCGCGTGCGGAGCTGGACCGCAGCATGGAATCGCTCATTCATCACTTCAAGCTGATGACAGAGGGTTTCCATGTGCCGCCGATGGAGATCTACTCGACCATCGAGGCCTCCAAGGGCGAGCACGGCTATTTCATCATCTCGGATGGCAGCGCAAAACCTTACCGCCTGCACGTGCGCGGCCCGTCGTTTGTTCACCTGCAATCGCTCGACACGATGGCCCGCGGCCATTTACTTTCGGACCTGGTGGCGTCCATCGGCTCTCTCGACATCGTGTTGGGCGATGTGGATCGCTAG
- a CDS encoding NADH-quinone oxidoreductase subunit B, producing the protein MGLENQLPDDSVITTTLEKAVNWSRSNSVWPLLFGLACCALEMIASGISRHDIARFGSELFRASPRQADLMIVSGRVSNKMAPVIKHLYDQMAEPKWVIAMGICASAGGPFNNYAIIQGVDKIIPVDVYVPGCPPRPEALLYALTKLQEKIGREKLGRFPNATATQPEITAA; encoded by the coding sequence ATGGGTCTTGAGAATCAACTACCGGACGATTCTGTCATCACCACGACGCTTGAAAAAGCGGTCAATTGGAGTCGCAGCAACTCGGTGTGGCCCCTGCTCTTTGGCTTGGCTTGCTGTGCCCTCGAAATGATCGCCAGCGGCATCTCCCGGCATGACATTGCCCGCTTTGGCTCCGAACTCTTCCGCGCCTCGCCGCGCCAGGCTGACCTGATGATCGTCTCTGGCCGCGTGTCCAACAAGATGGCCCCGGTCATCAAGCACCTGTATGACCAGATGGCCGAACCGAAATGGGTCATCGCCATGGGCATCTGCGCCTCGGCCGGCGGCCCTTTCAACAACTACGCCATCATTCAGGGCGTGGATAAAATTATTCCGGTGGATGTCTATGTCCCCGGCTGCCCCCCTCGCCCCGAAGCCCTCCTCTACGCGCTGACCAAGCTGCAAGAGAAGATCGGTCGTGAGAAGTTGGGACGTTTCCCCAACGCCACTGCAACCCAGCCAGAAATAACCGCCGCCTGA
- the ndhC gene encoding NADH-quinone oxidoreductase subunit A: MSLDYIPLLVLFLIAILFSAIAIIVPSVLGPQRPTKTKLAPIESGMIPFHDARRRFPVHYYVVAVLFILFDIEVIFLYPWAVLLGQLGLFGLIEMGVFVLLLLVGYVYVWRKGALDWN; the protein is encoded by the coding sequence GTGTCGTTAGACTACATCCCGCTGTTAGTGCTTTTTCTTATCGCTATCCTGTTTTCGGCAATCGCCATCATCGTTCCGTCGGTGCTTGGCCCCCAACGCCCCACAAAAACCAAGCTCGCACCCATCGAGTCGGGCATGATCCCGTTTCATGATGCGCGGCGCCGTTTTCCCGTGCATTATTACGTGGTCGCTGTGCTCTTCATCCTCTTTGATATCGAGGTCATCTTTCTCTACCCCTGGGCAGTGCTGCTCGGTCAACTCGGCCTGTTTGGCCTGATCGAGATGGGGGTCTTTGTCCTTCTCCTCCTGGTTGGCTACGTCTACGTGTGGCGCAAGGGCGCCCTGGACTGGAATTAG
- a CDS encoding L-lactate dehydrogenase, which produces MKIAMVGVGAVGASAAYALMISGLAAEIVLIDVNERKAEGEAMDLMHGAPFVRPVTIRSGAYADCVGARIVVITAGSAQRPGETRLDLVKRNADIFGQMIPQIVAAAPDAILLIVSNPVDILTYVSLKLSGLPASRVIGSGTVLDTARLRALVGQRLSVDPRSVHGYVIGEHGDSEVVVWSRATVAGLPVEDFCHQRGIEYSPALRADISTQVRRAAYEIIARKGATYYAIGLGIRHIVEAILRDENTILTVSTLMTGQFGMQDVCLSLPSIVDLSGVEGVLLPDLSPDELIALQRSATVLREVAASVGL; this is translated from the coding sequence ATGAAAATTGCGATGGTGGGAGTGGGCGCGGTTGGCGCCAGTGCGGCCTATGCCCTGATGATCAGCGGACTGGCGGCCGAAATTGTGCTGATTGATGTCAATGAGCGCAAGGCCGAGGGCGAGGCGATGGACCTCATGCACGGCGCACCGTTCGTGCGCCCGGTGACGATCCGCTCGGGCGCCTATGCGGACTGCGTCGGCGCGCGGATCGTGGTGATTACGGCCGGCAGCGCGCAGCGGCCGGGCGAGACCCGCCTTGACCTGGTGAAGCGCAACGCGGATATCTTTGGGCAGATGATCCCACAGATTGTGGCCGCGGCGCCCGATGCCATTCTGCTCATCGTCTCCAATCCGGTAGACATCCTGACCTACGTCAGCCTCAAGCTGTCAGGCTTGCCCGCCAGCCGGGTGATAGGCTCCGGGACTGTCCTGGACACGGCCCGGCTGCGTGCCCTGGTGGGACAGCGCCTGAGCGTTGACCCGCGCAGCGTGCATGGCTACGTTATTGGCGAACATGGCGATAGCGAGGTGGTGGTTTGGAGTCGGGCGACGGTGGCCGGGCTGCCGGTGGAGGATTTCTGTCATCAACGCGGCATCGAATACAGCCCCGCGCTGCGTGCTGACATCAGCACGCAGGTGCGTCGCGCAGCCTATGAGATCATTGCACGCAAGGGCGCCACCTACTACGCCATTGGCCTGGGGATTCGGCACATCGTCGAAGCGATTCTGCGCGACGAGAATACGATTCTGACGGTTTCCACCCTGATGACCGGGCAGTTTGGCATGCAGGATGTGTGCCTCAGCCTGCCAAGCATCGTAGATCTGAGCGGCGTCGAAGGTGTGCTGCTGCCTGATCTCAGCCCCGACGAGCTGATTGCCTTGCAACGTTCGGCCACCGTGTTGCGAGAGGTTGCCGCGTCGGTTGGCCTCTGA
- a CDS encoding leucyl aminopeptidase, with product MNIIVKHSSPDAVASDLLAIGLFEGQSVKEAGYGTLDAALGGLIEQVITAGDFKGETLKARLLYTHGDAIATRRILLVGLGKQAEFTLAVARQAAGVAAQTLADLKLRRLATVVHGLTAAGVAPASAAQTIVEGTLLGLYRFITHKREENTQRPTVDADELILLAPAAEMVSALESGAQVGQILATSANLVRDLVNEPGNYVTPKVLAEQAQAMTQGLGINLTVYGEAAMREMGMESFLSVSRGSAQEAQFMVLEYFPAAAGADTLVLIGKAITFDTGGISLKPNDGMWEMKCDMAGGAAVIGALRSIAQLKLPVRVVGLVCAAENMPGPDAIKPGDVVKAMNGKSVEYMSTDAEGRMVLADGLCYSARYQPAAVIDCATLTGSIVMALSSDMSGVFANDDPLFTRIQKAADAAGEPVWRMPLWKPYRERINSDVADMKGSTGTRYAGAITAALFLQEFVPENTPWAHMDIAGTAWQEDHKPYQPRGASANPMRTLVELARAWAK from the coding sequence ATGAATATCATCGTCAAACATTCCAGCCCGGACGCGGTGGCCAGTGACTTACTGGCCATCGGCCTGTTCGAAGGTCAATCGGTCAAAGAAGCGGGCTACGGCACGCTCGACGCGGCCCTGGGCGGCCTGATCGAGCAGGTCATCACCGCCGGCGACTTCAAAGGCGAAACGCTCAAGGCACGCTTGCTCTACACCCACGGCGACGCCATCGCCACGCGACGCATCCTGCTGGTAGGGCTGGGTAAGCAAGCCGAATTCACCCTGGCGGTCGCCCGCCAGGCAGCCGGCGTGGCCGCCCAAACCCTGGCCGACCTGAAGCTGCGCCGCCTGGCCACGGTGGTGCATGGCCTGACCGCCGCCGGTGTCGCGCCGGCCAGCGCGGCGCAGACCATCGTCGAGGGCACGCTGCTCGGCCTCTATCGTTTCATCACCCACAAGCGTGAGGAAAATACCCAGCGCCCCACCGTGGATGCCGATGAATTGATCCTGTTGGCGCCGGCGGCCGAGATGGTGTCGGCCCTGGAGTCCGGCGCACAGGTCGGCCAGATCCTGGCGACGAGCGCCAACCTGGTGCGTGACCTGGTCAATGAGCCGGGGAATTATGTCACGCCGAAGGTGTTGGCCGAGCAGGCGCAGGCCATGACGCAGGGGCTGGGCATCAACCTGACGGTGTACGGCGAAGCGGCGATGCGCGAGATGGGCATGGAGTCCTTCCTGAGCGTGAGCCGTGGCAGCGCCCAAGAGGCGCAGTTCATGGTGCTTGAATACTTCCCGGCCGCTGCGGGCGCCGATACCCTGGTGCTGATCGGAAAGGCGATCACGTTCGACACGGGCGGCATTTCGCTGAAGCCCAACGACGGCATGTGGGAGATGAAGTGCGACATGGCTGGCGGCGCGGCCGTCATCGGCGCGCTGCGCAGCATCGCTCAGCTCAAGCTGCCGGTGCGCGTGGTGGGCCTGGTGTGCGCGGCCGAGAATATGCCCGGGCCGGACGCCATCAAGCCCGGCGATGTGGTCAAGGCCATGAACGGTAAGTCGGTTGAGTACATGAGCACCGATGCCGAGGGCCGCATGGTGCTGGCGGATGGGCTTTGTTACAGCGCCCGTTATCAGCCCGCGGCCGTGATTGACTGCGCCACCCTGACCGGTTCGATCGTCATGGCGCTTTCGTCGGACATGAGCGGCGTCTTCGCCAACGACGATCCGCTGTTCACGCGGATTCAGAAGGCGGCGGATGCGGCCGGCGAACCAGTGTGGCGCATGCCCCTCTGGAAACCCTATCGTGAGCGTATCAACAGCGATGTGGCCGACATGAAAGGCAGCACCGGGACGCGTTACGCGGGCGCCATTACGGCTGCGTTGTTCCTGCAGGAATTTGTGCCTGAGAATACGCCCTGGGCACACATGGACATCGCCGGCACAGCCTGGCAAGAAGATCACAAGCCTTATCAGCCACGCGGCGCGTCGGCCAATCCGATGCGTACGCTGGTTGAGCTGGCACGTGCGTGGGCGAAGTAG
- a CDS encoding DegV family protein, with translation MLQLVTDSTCDLPPALLAQLSLHVVPITIRFGADAYLEGETIDEVTFYEKIHTLGMIPKTSQPAPGLLADIYRAAGKGGDPVLSLHITSKLSGTVNSAELAKAMVQDEVQVEVFDSMAGSAGLGFMVWEAWQMSQAGAGLTEILARMRVIRQGMLIFLTLQDLRFAQMSGRVSALQFALASLLDVKPIIGLHEGSLDVQGRVRTRKRALQHLLDLVVEKVGKAPINLAVIHARAPDEAASLMQRAEQILTLKQAFIAPLCTSIAANLGPGTLGIVAYPI, from the coding sequence ATGCTGCAACTGGTGACTGATTCAACCTGCGACTTACCGCCCGCCCTGCTGGCACAGCTTTCCCTGCACGTGGTTCCGATCACCATTCGTTTCGGCGCGGACGCCTATCTGGAAGGTGAGACGATTGACGAAGTGACCTTCTATGAAAAGATCCACACGTTGGGTATGATTCCCAAAACATCGCAGCCCGCGCCCGGCCTGCTGGCCGACATTTACCGTGCGGCGGGCAAGGGCGGAGACCCGGTCCTGTCGCTGCATATTACCAGCAAACTGAGCGGCACCGTCAATTCGGCCGAACTAGCCAAAGCGATGGTGCAAGACGAGGTGCAGGTTGAGGTTTTCGATAGCATGGCAGGTTCGGCGGGACTTGGGTTCATGGTCTGGGAGGCCTGGCAGATGAGTCAGGCTGGCGCCGGCCTGACAGAAATCCTGGCCCGCATGCGCGTGATCCGCCAGGGCATGCTGATTTTCCTGACGCTTCAAGATCTGCGGTTCGCGCAAATGAGCGGACGCGTCAGCGCCTTGCAGTTTGCCCTGGCATCTCTGCTGGATGTCAAGCCGATCATTGGCCTGCATGAAGGCTCGCTTGACGTGCAGGGGCGCGTGCGTACGCGCAAGCGCGCTTTGCAGCATCTGCTCGACCTGGTTGTGGAGAAGGTGGGCAAGGCGCCGATCAACCTGGCGGTGATCCATGCCCGCGCACCAGATGAAGCCGCCAGCCTGATGCAGCGGGCCGAGCAAATCCTGACTCTGAAACAGGCTTTTATTGCGCCCTTGTGTACATCCATTGCCGCCAACCTGGGGCCTGGTACGCTTGGCATCGTGGCCTATCCGATCTAG